The Sulfurihydrogenibium subterraneum DSM 15120 region AAGAAAGCCAACAAACAGTAGATTTGAAAAGTATAGAAAACCTTAAAGACCTTTTCAACGAAATATTGCAAATAATTAAAAATTCCACAGAAAACACAAGCCAAAGTGTAAAAGATAGCATTCAAACCTTAGAGAAAAGGGTAAACCATGTTTATATATCAAAAAGTATGACTGCCTATGAAATAGCAAAACTGTATGATGAACTATCACAGCTGATATACGACCTTTTTGTCCATTACTTTAAAATAAAGAGAGAAGATGCAAGATTTTTCCTACCAAACGGAAGAAGAACAACTATAGTAGTATCAGGGACTTTAAGCTGGATTAAAGACTTTATACAAAAAAGAAACACACCCCACGCCCAGTGGGAAATAAGAAGTGTAGCACAGCAAATGCAAAAGCTCTTGGAAGAACAAGGTGTTTAATAGAAAATTAAAGCTATACAGCAGATTTAAAGAGATAGCATTACAACTTTCAAAACTTGGAATATACAATATCTATGAATACTTTAAAGTTTTGTTTGGTATAGAAGTAGACCCTTCTTTAAAGCCCCAAAAAATACGCCAAACTCTTGAGTACTTAGGACCTTCTTTTATAAAACTTGGACAGATACTTAGCATAAGACCAGATTTAATCCCCCAGTCTATAATAATTGAACTTATTAAACTTCAAGACAAAGTCCAGCCTATACCATTTGACCAAATAAAACCGATTATAGAAAATGAAATTAACAAACCCTTAGAAGAAGTTTTTGATTATATAGACCCAAACCCTATAGGGTCAGCATCTATAGCTCAAGTTTACTATGGAGTTTTAAAATCTGGAGAAAAAGTGGCGATAAAGGTAAAAAGACCTGGTTTAGAGGAGTTAATATCCCTTGATGCAGAAATATTTTTAAAAATCATTTCATTTTTAGAAAAACACTCAAAAACTGTTAAAGACCTTGATTTAAAATCAGTAATATACCAGTATAAGTACACAACCCTAAGAGAAGCTGACTTTGAGATAGAAGCATCTAATATAAGAACTTTTAGAAAAAACTTTGAAAACTACGATAAAGGTTTTTACATTCCAAAATACTATCCACAGTACTCTACAAAAAACTTACTTGTTTTAGAATTTATAGAAGGTTATAAGCTGTCTCAGTTAGACCAGCTTAATATCTCTAAAAAACATTTAGCAGAAGTTATTACAGATGCTTACTATAAGATGGTTTTTAAAGATGGATTTTATCACGCAGACCCACACCCTGGAAACTTTATCATAAAAACAGATGGAACGGTTGTTTTACTTGACTATGGAATGGTTGGTAGTATATCGGGAGAAAAAAGGAAGCTCCTTTACGAACACATATTTTCAGTGGTGAATAAAAATACCCAGCTAGCTATGAACTTCTATGAAGGAATGGGAATGATAACTCCTAAAACGGATTTAGACAAACTTGAAAGTTTTGTCGAAGTCTTTATAGAAAAGTATTACAACAAAAATCTGTCAAACATAAATCTAAAGGAGATGGTTTTAGAGATTATTGACCTTGTAAGAGAGTGTAATCTAAAACTTCCTACCTCTTTGGCATACCTTGGAAAATCTGCAATAGGTCTTGACGGAGTGATAAGGAATCTTGACCCTTCTTTTAACCCAACTGAAAGATTATCTAAATTTTTAACTAAATCAATAGCTGAATATACAAAAGAAAAGTTTGATGAGATTATAAGGATTGTAGATTTTTACTATAACTTAGCCTTTAAGTTAGATAAGATAATTAAACTTCTAAATATAGAAAGACTTTCAATTAGAATATTGTTTAAAGATTTAGAAGAATTACAAAACTTTTATAAAAATCAAGTTTCAAAGATAGCTTTGTCTATAATCTTTATAGGATTTTTAATATCCTCAGCTTTATTTTCAATAGCAGGAGATTTTCATACTTCTGAGGTTTTAATGTACCTTTCTATTTTAACTTTTATCTTCTTAATCTACAGATTAATTCGATTTTAGTAGTCTAATCCTTTTTTTGCTTTTATGCCTTTTTGGTATGGATGTTTGACTTCTTTCATCTCTGTAACTAAATCGGCCATGTCTAACAACTCTTGTGGACAGTTTCTACCTGTAAGGATAAAATCTTTATCTGAGTGAGATTTCAGTAAATCTATAACATCTTCAACTTTTAAAAGTCCAAAGTAAATAGCTATACAAACTTCGTCAAGAACTATTAAATCGTTATTTTCTATATTTTCTTTTACAAACTTAAGACCTTCATAAGCAAGTTGTTTATCAATCTCTTCAATAGGTTTTACTCCATATTTAACTAAATCTGGATTTTTCAAAAGCATTTCCTTTGGTAAATAAAATCCTTTTCTACCAACGCTTTTTAGAGTAAAGTTTTCTAATTTCTTTAAAATTTTAGTTTCTGAAGTTATTGTCTCATCTTTCATAAACTGAATAAAAAGAACCTTTTCACCATTTCCCAAAGCCCTTATAGCTGTACCTATTGCTGCTGTGGTTTTTCCTTTACCGTTTCCTGTAAAAACGTAAATCATAGACTACATACACTCCATCCACAGTTAGGACAGCTTTTACAACCCTCTTTTACTATCAGAGGAGTACCACACTGGGGACATTTTTCAGAGGATGTTGAATAATCTTCTTGAGTATCAAAAGAAGCTGTTATTTCTTTATAAATAGAAGGTCCTTTTACTTTTTCATCTTTTAAAGATGTCATAACTTTTCTTTCTTCTTTTTCTTCTGTTGGTACTGTGTAAACTCCAGATATAGATTTTTCTCTGTAAACAGTCAGACCTTTACATCCAAGCTCGTGGGCTAAAAGGTAAGCTTCTTTCATCTCTTCTATGCTAACGTTCTCTGGAAAATTTATAGTTTTAGATACAGATGAATCTACCCATTTTTGTAAAGATGCTAAAGCTTTTATGTGGTCTTTTCCAGATATATCTTTTGCTGTTTTAAAGATTTTTTTATACTTTTGAGGTATGTAGGGAATGTTTTGAATACTACCATTGTTTCTAATAACATCTTTTATTAGATTATCATCAAATAAGCCTTCTCTTTCCATAAACCTTTCAAAAACAGGGTTTACATAGTAAAAAGAGCCTATTGTAACCTTTTTCTCATAAATTAGACTGTAAACAGGTTCTATACCAGCTGAACATCCTGCTATCATACTTATAGACCCTGTAGGTGCTATTACAGTGGTGTATGCATTTCTTAATCCATATTTTTTTATATCCTCAGAAACTTTCTCCCAATCAAAATGCCAAGATTCTTTTTCATAAAATCCTTTAAATGGCAATTTTCCTTTTTTATAAAAACTTTTATTAAAGTAAGGGAAAGATCCTCTTTTTTTAGCTATTTCTATTGATTCTAATTTTGAATAGTAGTTTATAAATTCCATAATTCTTTCCATAAAATCAAGTCCTTCTTTACTATCGTAAGAAAGCTCCAGTTCAAATAAAGTATCAGCAAGTCCCATTATTCCAAGACCTATCTTTCTTGTTTTTAGTGTTCTTTCTTCTATTTTTTTTAGAGGATACTTGTTTATATCCAATATGTTATCTAAAAATCTTACAGCTAACCTTACTACTCTTTCTAAATCTTCCCAGTTAATCTTTACAACTCTCTTTTCTCCATCGTACTCCTCCCCAACAAATGCCCATAGGTTTATTGAGCCTAAATCACAAGACTCGTTTGGATATAAAAGTACTTCTCCGCAAGGGTTTGTAGATTCTATTTTTCCTAAGGTTTCTAAAAAAGGATTGTATCTATTTATG contains the following coding sequences:
- a CDS encoding cob(I)yrinic acid a,c-diamide adenosyltransferase, whose amino-acid sequence is MIYVFTGNGKGKTTAAIGTAIRALGNGEKVLFIQFMKDETITSETKILKKLENFTLKSVGRKGFYLPKEMLLKNPDLVKYGVKPIEEIDKQLAYEGLKFVKENIENNDLIVLDEVCIAIYFGLLKVEDVIDLLKSHSDKDFILTGRNCPQELLDMADLVTEMKEVKHPYQKGIKAKKGLDY
- a CDS encoding ABC1 kinase family protein, which codes for MFNRKLKLYSRFKEIALQLSKLGIYNIYEYFKVLFGIEVDPSLKPQKIRQTLEYLGPSFIKLGQILSIRPDLIPQSIIIELIKLQDKVQPIPFDQIKPIIENEINKPLEEVFDYIDPNPIGSASIAQVYYGVLKSGEKVAIKVKRPGLEELISLDAEIFLKIISFLEKHSKTVKDLDLKSVIYQYKYTTLREADFEIEASNIRTFRKNFENYDKGFYIPKYYPQYSTKNLLVLEFIEGYKLSQLDQLNISKKHLAEVITDAYYKMVFKDGFYHADPHPGNFIIKTDGTVVLLDYGMVGSISGEKRKLLYEHIFSVVNKNTQLAMNFYEGMGMITPKTDLDKLESFVEVFIEKYYNKNLSNINLKEMVLEIIDLVRECNLKLPTSLAYLGKSAIGLDGVIRNLDPSFNPTERLSKFLTKSIAEYTKEKFDEIIRIVDFYYNLAFKLDKIIKLLNIERLSIRILFKDLEELQNFYKNQVSKIALSIIFIGFLISSALFSIAGDFHTSEVLMYLSILTFIFLIYRLIRF